TACAGGAGGTCACTATCGTATGCGTGAAAGCGAGGCAACTTATGTGTTAAGGATTGCCAAATCCTTTCTATAACCTGTATCTGAAATCAATACGCGCCACCACTCCCCCTCCCTAGGATCCTTAGCATATGGTGCAGTATAGTCGCTGCCATGTGGACCCAACCCCACCTATCATGTGCACTGTAGCAGGATGCAATACTCTAAAGGTCTCTTGTAATCAACATTCCTCTCTTCTATAAAAATACGATACGCTCTTGGCGTACTCTTGAAAAAAAAAACCACCCCCACCCAAAAAAAACTCCAAATTACCATGGCTGGTCTCCTTGGAGAAGACATGTACAAGAAGCCCCTGGCATTTATACAATCTAACAAAGAGCCACACGGCACCTAACCTCCCTGCCCCACTCCCGAGCCGCCACCTTCCCCCCTTCCCTTTGCCTTTATACTCGTCGAAGGAACTAAACTCCTACCTCCGTCCTGCCTCGAGCAATCCCCTTCTCCCTCCTTGTGATCTCCGGGTTCCCGTCTCAGATTCCCAGGTTCGATCTTGATCCCCAGCTATCCCCACCTGCCTCTGCCGTCCTCGAATCCTTCGTCGCAGAGGCGCCGCTTTTACCTCTTCTTGCCGCGATTTGAGAAGAAGGCTTTATCGATCCGAGCAAGTCTTCTTGGGCGGGAAGAAAGGTGAGATCTTGCAGAGGTTTGTTCTGTCGATCCtgtaaaaataaaataattaatcTGCAACACCGCTTTATGATCCGTCGCCGTATCACCCATCTCTCTCACCCAGCTGCCAACCATCATCCGCGGTCGGCGCCTCGCCGCTGTACCTCCCGCACCGCCAACTCGTCGCCTCCCCCGTACCACCCCCTCTCCTGCAAGCTGCAGTCTCTGGCTTCTCTGTTCTATATTTCATAAATGGATGCGAAATCTGCCCAGTTAGACGACCGTGAGAGTTGGAGCTTGTGCAAAGGGGTGAAAGGCGACACCCTTACGTGTGGATTACTGGGCGAAAGCGATGTGCTTATGCATAATTTGTCCTCATGTACACCTTTGACCTTGCGTTTTAGCCTTTGGGGATTTTCCAGTGACCAAGCTCATATAGCTCCCAGTCTGGAATTTTTGTCACATAAGACCACCTACGTTTTCGTATAGACAGAAAAGACCATCTGTGATCCGTATTGACAAAAAAATCACCTATGCCGTGGCGGCAGGTTCGGCAGCCAACATGTGGCACCTGCCGCCACAGCCAACGGCGGCAGCTCGGTTGCAATAGAAATTCGGGTCTGCAACGGAACGGCGACACGCTGGTGGGCCCTGCTGCCACTCCTGATGGCTGCCGCTCGTTTTCCTGCTGCTCGCGGTAGCATGCATGTGAACGGTTACAAGTGCTCCTTTCTGTCACTAGATGAATCGGCCGGTGTGCACATCAAGTAGTAGTATAGCAATGTCTAGTCTAAGGTGCATCATCATGCACGTACCAACACGACTTTGTAATGGTAGTGTTAAGTGACTGCGTGCACTCTTTGTATCACGACGTTTCATGGATATGTACTACATACACCCCTTCTAAATTTGTTCGAGTGCAGGCGGGCAGGTGCATGCGGGTACTGTGAGTTGAATTTTTGTCAGATAAGGAGCTGCCATACATGTAGGAAAAGGAGCTGCCGCCATCGGGAGGGGcggcagggccaccagtgcgtcctATTCCGTTGCAGACCGGAAATTTCTGTTGCAGCCGAGCTGCCGGCGGCGGCTGTGGCGGCAGGTCTTGCCGCCGCCCACTGAGGTGGTAGGTGCCACTTGTCGGCTGCCAGGTCTGCCGCCACGGTGTAAATGGTCTTTTTTGTCTGTACGGATCGCAGATGGTTCTTTCTGTCAATATGAAAGCGTATGTGGTCTTATCTGACAAAAAAAACCCAGTCTGTGACGTGCATGAATTGCATAGTGCTGACAAGAGATGTAACTGGTTGGATCATGCTTGGATGATGCATTCATTCGATAATAATCTCAAGGAAAGCTTGCATCAATAAAACTGGAGTAAATATTTTCAAGCATTGTTTTGGGGGAAGTTGTTCCATGTCATTTTCTTGATCAGCTCAATGGAGGTCTCACTGAAAAGGAACATCATATTTTTTGATCAGCTCAATGGAGGTCTCACTGAAAAGGAACATCATATTTTTTTAGCAGCTCTTTGTTCAGTTTGTATGTCACTTGCCATCTGTTATTCCTTTATGAATGTTTTTTGGTTGATCTGCAGGAGCCATGATACCTGCTGTGAAGCTCTCTCCGGCCGCCTTCTCTGTCACCAATCAACGGTCTAAATCAGCTTTTGTTCCGTCGGTGTCCATTCTCAACATGAAAAAATTTGCGTCCTGCTCCCTTAGACCACTCTACCTCACACGGCTAGATGACCCACACACTTCCGAGCTGAAGCCTCGGAGGCAGCTGCTTGACTTCCGGTGTGCAGCTTCAGCGGCTGATGACAAGGAGTCAAAGGCTGAGGTGGTGCCAGCCAGCTCAGAAGTAGCACAAAAGTTGAAGATTTCAATCTATTTTGCGACTTGGTGGGCGCTTAATGTGATCTTTAACATCTATAACAAGAAGGTTCTCAATGCTTTCCCGTATCCCTGGCTCACCTCCACACTATCCCTCGCCTGCGGCTCAGCGATGATGCTCTTCTCATGGGTCACCTGCCTAGTTGAGGCCCCCAAGACTGACTTAGATTTCTGGAAAGCACTTTTCCCGGTGAGTTCGTTCGTTCTGTGGCAACTATTTTATCTGTTGATGGAAATCATGAATCATATTTGTTGTTTGCATTGATGAAGGTTGCTGTGGCTCATACAATTGGACATGTTGCTGCCACAGTGAGCATGTCAAAGGTGGCAGTGTCATTCACACACATTATCAAGAGTGCTGAGCCTGCATTCAGTGTTTTGGTGTCAAGGTTCATTCTCGGAGAGTCATTTCCGATGCCTGTATATCTTTCTCTTCTCCCGATCATTGGTGGTTGTGGTCTAGCTGCTGCGACAGAGCTGAACTTTAATATGATTGGTGAGTATAATTAAGTAAAAATCCTCTTAAGTTGTTTCTCTCGTATCCTCTCCCTATTGGTTGTCGAGAAATTGATGTGCCTTTTGCTTCTAACCATTATAGTCATGTTGTTCATAGATACAAAGAAGCAGTTTCTGTGAGTTAACTGAGGTGACAATTCTTAATTGGTTAAATAATCGACATTCCTAATGTTTTTTGACATAAAACTGAAAAGACTTGCTAAATGATTATTTACTCTATCTGGATTCAAGTGAGCTTCAAGAACTATGTGCTTTAGATTTGAAACTTATGGAAATGAATAAACAGTAAAGTAATCATATATATAATCTTTTAACTTTGTGTAAATTAGGCGAATGGTTACATAAACTGTGGCTAGTGCATTCTCCTTAACACAAGAAGATACAGCTTAAAACCTTTTTTCGTGAAGTTTGACACCAGACAAAATAGGGGCTATAGCTGCATAGGCAACTTTGCAATTCTTGATTGGTCTTGCACTGGTTAGGGGAGGCAGCTATTCTGATGTACTCCTTCCATGATGCTAATAGCCTTATCCTCCCACCAGGATTTATGGGTGCCATGATATCGAACCTTGCATTTGTTTTCCGCAACATCTTTTCGAAGCGGGGCATGAAAGGGAAGTCTGTCAGTGGCATGAATTACTACGCTTGCCTTTCAATTATGTCCCTGGTCATACTCACACCATTTGCTATTGCTATGGAA
This sequence is a window from Aegilops tauschii subsp. strangulata cultivar AL8/78 chromosome 7, Aet v6.0, whole genome shotgun sequence. Protein-coding genes within it:
- the LOC109759718 gene encoding glucose-6-phosphate/phosphate translocator 2, chloroplastic, with amino-acid sequence MIPAVKLSPAAFSVTNQRSKSAFVPSVSILNMKKFASCSLRPLYLTRLDDPHTSELKPRRQLLDFRCAASAADDKESKAEVVPASSEVAQKLKISIYFATWWALNVIFNIYNKKVLNAFPYPWLTSTLSLACGSAMMLFSWVTCLVEAPKTDLDFWKALFPVAVAHTIGHVAATVSMSKVAVSFTHIIKSAEPAFSVLVSRFILGESFPMPVYLSLLPIIGGCGLAAATELNFNMIGFMGAMISNLAFVFRNIFSKRGMKGKSVSGMNYYACLSIMSLVILTPFAIAMEGPQMWAAGWQKALADVGPNVLWWIGAQSVFYHLYNQVSYMSLDQISPLTFSIGNTMKRISVIVSSIIIFRTPVRPVNALGAAIAIFGTFLYSQAKQ